A region from the Patescibacteria group bacterium genome encodes:
- the rpsT gene encoding 30S ribosomal protein S20 codes for MPIKKSAMKELRKSKKRALRNKQVLDNIKTLIKKSRKEIEAKGEKTGDLVKQTIKTLDKAAQHKVIKRNTAARKKSRLMKLFNANIHKSER; via the coding sequence GTGCCTATCAAAAAATCAGCCATGAAAGAATTGCGAAAATCCAAAAAAAGAGCTTTGCGAAATAAGCAGGTTTTGGATAATATAAAAACATTGATAAAAAAATCCCGCAAAGAGATTGAAGCAAAAGGTGAAAAAACAGGTGATTTAGTTAAACAAACCATTAAAACCCTAGACAAAGCGGCGCAACATAAAGTGATAAAAAGAAATACTGCGGCGAGAAAAAAGTCACGGCTGATGAAATTATTTAACGCGAATATTCATAAATCTGAACGCTAA